In Macadamia integrifolia cultivar HAES 741 chromosome 5, SCU_Mint_v3, whole genome shotgun sequence, a single window of DNA contains:
- the LOC122079642 gene encoding uncharacterized protein LOC122079642, producing MERLICSSPLTSNTLLKSYPSLTRAAPFDAKKFKFLSFPRAELRRVGSFFNKQAEDPSSSSCSSSKLFVQCTKKDPNFHAPAQITPKIPFLDQIAGGDSKQRKTIPAGAVVLLSALIVFIIHPVLAPLAYATVQKTGGSAAAAVGGRLVRTELLTSAWTGFFAGCLHTLSGPDHLAALAPLSIGRTQLESAAMGALWGCGHDAGQVIFGLLFLLLKDRLHIEVFRTWGTVVVGITLLIIGAMGIREASEVPAPCVALENGECDASVLESLETPPIGKKKIGFATFATGIVHGLQPDALLMVLPALALPSRVAGAAFLGMFLLGTVLAMGSYTMFLCSCSQALKQRVPRITEKLTWASSLVAIALGFSILISQFLGFSLY from the exons ATGGAGAGGCTAATCTGTTCTTCTCCTCTAACTTCTAATACCCTTCTTAAATCTTATCCTTCTCTCACTCGAGCTGCTCCATTTGACgctaaaaaattcaaatttttgtcATTTCCTCGTGCCGAACTCAGACGGGTGGGTTCATTTTTCAACAAACAGGCGGAAGacccatcatcttcttcttgttcatcGTCGAAATTATTTGTTCAATGTACGAAAAAGGATCCGAATTTTCACGCTCCTGCTCAGATTACACCCAAGATCCCTTTTTTGGATCAGATCGCAGGGGGAGATTCAAAGCAGCGGAAA ACAATCCCTGCTGGAGCAGTTGTATTGTTGTCAGCTCTAATAGTGTTCATAATCCATCCAGTTCTTGCTCCTCTGGCCTATGCCACTGTGCAAAAAACTGGGggctctgctgctgctgcagtAGGGGGAAGACTTGTTCGGACTGAACTGCTAACTAGTGCTTGGACTGGTTTCTTTGCTGGTTGCCTACACACATTATCAGGGCCAGATCACCTGGCTGCTTTGGCTCCATTGTCAATTGGGCGTACACAGTTGGAGAGTGCTGCTATGGGAGCTTTATGGGGTTGTGGTCATGATGCAGGCCAGGTCATTTTTGGCTTGCTTTTTCTACTACTTAAGGACCGTCTCCACATTGAAGTTTTCCGCACATGGGGTACGGTAGTAGTTGGCATAACTCTACTGATCATTGGTGCCATGGGAATCAGGGAAGCATCAGAAGTCCCTGCCCCTTGTGTCGCTCTAGAGAATGGGGAGTGTGATGCTAGTGTCCTTGAATCTCTTGAAACACCACCaattgggaaaaagaagattGGGTTTGCAACTTTTGCTACAGGTATTGTCCACGGGCTGCAACCAGATGCACTATTAATGGTGTTGCCTGCATTGGCACTGCCCTCACGTGTGGCTGGTGCAGCCTTTCTTGGTATGTTCTTGCTTGGAACTGTGTTAGCCATGGGAAGTTATACCATGTTTTTATGTTCTTGTAGTCAGGCACTGAAACAAAGGGTCCCTAGAATAACTGAAAAACTAACGTGGGCTTCTTCCCTAGTAGCAATTGCTCTTGGATTTTCCATTCTCATCAGCCAGTTCCTTGGTTTTAGTCTGTATTAA
- the LOC122077801 gene encoding GDSL esterase/lipase EXL3-like, translated as MPPPSLNLASSSSSSLALLLSLLACLTSQIIQKAIASPANSSVPAVLVFGDSIVDTGNNNYLTSLAKCNFPPYGRDFMGGIPTGRFSNGKVPSDLIVEAMGIKELLPAYLDPNLTLQDLLTGVNFASGGAGYDPLTCNIETAMTLREQFELFEEYIEKVKSGIGEERSNKIVSESLYVLCTGSNDIATTYFPTPLRKLHFDIASYTDLLVQFASTFIQELYRVGARKIVVISLPPIGCVPSQRTLKGGKARLCVENYNQAAMLFNSKLSSQLNQLNKNLPLSTFLYVDIYNLLLDLIQNPYTYGFEEATKGCCGTGKIEASIVLCDGNPFTCTDTSKYIFWDSYHPTERAYKVILTPVLKYVKNLF; from the exons ATGCCGCCTCCCTCTCTAAAcctggcttcttcttcttcttcttctttggctcTTCTTCTATCTCTGCTTGCTTGCCTCACCTCTCAAATAATTCAAAAGGCTATTGCATCACCTGCCAATTCCTCAGTGCCCGCAGTATTAGTGTTTGGAGATTCGATCGTGGATACtggtaacaacaactatttAACCTCACTGGCTAAGTGCAATTTTCCTCCTTATGGCAGAGATTTCATGGGAGGTATCCCAACTGGTAGGTTCAGCAATGGAAAGGTCCCCTCTGACCTCATAG TTGAAGCAATGGGGATTAAGGAGCTGTTACCGGCCTATTTGGACCCAAATCTCACCCTTCAAGACCTCCTCACTGGCGTAAACTTCGCTTCAGGTGGTGCAGGTTATGATCCTCTCACATGCAATATAGAG ACAGCCATGACATTAAGGGAGCAGTTTGAGTTATTTGAAGAGTACATAGAAAAGGTGAAGAGTGGGATTGGTGAGGAGAGAAGCAATAAGATTGTATCAGAGAGTCTATACGTGCTGTGTACTGGGAGCAACGACATTGCAACTACTTACTTCCCTACTCCTCTTAGGAAACTGCATTTCGACATTGCCTCTTACACCGATCTCTTGGTCCAATTCGCTTCTACTTTCATTCAG GAACTGTACAGAGTAGGAGCACGAAAGATTGTTGTAATCAGCCTCCCACCAATTGGATGTGTGCCATCCCAAAGAACATTAAAAGGGGGAAAAGCTAGATTGTGTGTGGAAAATTACAACCAAGCAGCCATGCTTTTCAACTCTAAGCTTTCCTCCCAACTGAATCAGCTAAATAAGAACCTACCGCTATCGACATTCCTTTACGTCGATATCTACAACCTTTTGCTTGATTTGATCCAAAATCCTTACACATACG GATTTGAAGAAGCAACTAAAGGATGTTGTGGCACTGGAAaaatagaagcatcaatagtaTTGTGTGATGGAAACCCATTTACATGTACAGACACCTCCAAGTACATATTCTGGGATAGTTACCATCCCACAGAGAGAGCTTACAAGGTCATCCTCACTCCAGTCCTCAAATACGTCAAAAACCTCTTCTGA